Sequence from the bacterium BMS3Abin08 genome:
GACTGGGAATGGATTATAGTCGATGATGGCTCGACCGATGACACCGCCGGTATAATCAAAAAGACGGGAGACGGCAGGATAAGGTACTTCCGTCAGGAACGTACCGGATTGCAAAGGCTGTCCTATAGTTACAATAAGGCACTCTCTTATAGCAGAGGCAAAATAATAGCAATGCTCGATCATGACGATTTATGGACCAGGAATAAACTCCGACTTCAGGTCGAAGCTTTTGATGAGGAAGATGTGGTCTTAAGTTACGGGGAATGCTCTGTCATCGACCACAAGAAAAGGCAGATCAGTTATATGGGGCTGCCAAAAGATCCCTCTATTGCAAATAACAACCCGGCAGGTGCGGCCCTGCATGAACTCCTATATAACAGACACAATTTCTTAGCCACCTCGACTGTTATGGTCAGAAGGGACACCCTGCAGGATATCGGGGGCTTTCAACATGCCAGGGGATTGTTCCAGGACTTCCCAACATGGACAAGACTTTCTATAGAAGGGAATTTCATAGCCGTACCTCATTGTCTCGGCTATTGGAGGAGGTATCCACTCTCCTCAAGTCTTAACACCGATCCGGAATCACTCTTCGATGCAGGTATAAACTTCCTTCGTGATTTTCGCTCACT
This genomic interval carries:
- the wfgD_3 gene encoding UDP-Glc:alpha-D-GlcNAc-diphosphoundecaprenol beta-1,3-glucosyltransferase WfgD; the encoded protein is MPIVSILTTAYNSRDYIRDTISSVLNQTFQDWEWIIVDDGSTDDTAGIIKKTGDGRIRYFRQERTGLQRLSYSYNKALSYSRGKIIAMLDHDDLWTRNKLRLQVEAFDEEDVVLSYGECSVIDHKKRQISYMGLPKDPSIANNNPAGAALHELLYNRHNFLATSTVMVRRDTLQDIGGFQHARGLFQDFPTWTRLSIEGNFIAVPHCLGYWRRYPLSSSLNTDPESLFDAGINFLRDFRSLNKDKFLHLGLHFDQDFLGKHWEDLRREFLTYLPYNRAMLMLRLGSFDEAIVEFKKFFSQHSTIKNKLIYYSVIASGLLKTDLANPLYTLKCKIMNILKK